Within Spinacia oleracea cultivar Varoflay chromosome 4, BTI_SOV_V1, whole genome shotgun sequence, the genomic segment TGCTGGGCGAGGGACAAGGCAGCAGCAACAAGGGGCGCTGCGGGCTGCGGGACGAGGCACGACGCGTGAGGCTGGGCGAGCACACACGGCACGGCAGCGTGCCTTGCGCTGCAAGCAAAGGGGTCGGACGAGAGGAGAGGGaagggtgccgcaaggagagagaaagtgaggagagagagggagtgctgaaaattttgtgagggtttaatgagagggtctatttataggttttctctcccttgtgggctaggttagggtaattttgagttgggcttgctttcgggcttagttcattaatttccttgcaagctttgttgggtttaattaaaacaaaatgaccgggctttaagtttattaagttcgtttttgaaatacgacccaacaattcctgattaaataaattccttgaatttatttaataaaaatacggtttttgaaataattaatatttaaattaattaaaaacaaaagtgcatttaattctcattaaatgaaatgaatttgtaaaaatacaacgaaatgctttataaatataataaaatatatttataataatagaaaaatatgAGGTATTACATATGAACCTAAGCTTTGGGGTGTTTTCTCTATTTCACACCCACTTGTGCCAGACAACCTTGTTTGGcttttgaactagccaaacatacCCACTCCTCATAAAATAACCCTCCGGGCTAGCGATCCATTTATCTCTGGAGTAGCCTTGTTTCCATCTATCCTTAGCCTCACAAATTTGTTTCCAAGTCCAACTGGCAGTCTTTGGAGGCCAATAAGACCGCCAATCCTTTCCTTTTAAGTATGCATGGCATATCCATTTTAACCACATGCTATCATATTTGTTGGCAATGTTCCAGACATATTTACCTATTGTAACAAGGTTCCATATATAGCAGTCTTTTACTCCAAGTCCCCCACAACTTTTCGGCTTGTAGATAGTGCCCCATGCTACTAGTGGGGTTCCTGAGCTTATAGGTTTACCATCCCATAAGAAATTACGACATACAGAGGTGATGTCTTTAAGAATTTTTTTTGGGATAATAAAGATGTTGGCCCAGTAGGAGTTAAGGGTAATGAGGACAAAGTTTATAAGTTGACATCTACTTGCATATGAGAGAGCTCTTGTCCCCCAACATAGCAACCTAGCAGTGATTTTATCCACCAAAAGGGCACACTCATCTACACCTACTTTTTTGGTTGAAATAGTCATGCCTAGGTACTTGAACGGAAGAGTGACAAGTTGGAAGCTAGAAGCAGCACAAAGTCGGGAAACATCTTCATTTTCCATATTACAAGAATAAATAGCAGACTTAGCCACATTGGTTGCTAACCCGAACAGTTTAGAGAAGGTAGCAAAAGCTTGAAGGAGGAGAAGGACTGATTCTTAATCACCCTTACTAAAGAGAAGCAGGTCATCGGCAAATGACAACTGGTATAGTGTCAGCCTGGGGCACATTGAATGGAAGGAGAAATCATCCTGTTCACTAATATGAACCAGTAGTCTTGAGAGATATTCCATACAAATCGTGAAAAGGAGAGGAGAAAGGGGGTCCCCTTGATGAAACCATGCAAACCTCCATTCAAAAGGATAGAGTAACAAGGAGAAGAAACACACATcattatctattttttttaatatagttggGAACTAAAGGTAGTCTAGCATTTCATCCAAGAAAGCCCAAGAGACAGAGTCATAAGCCTTACGTAGGTCGATTTTCATCATATAGTTGATTTTGTTACCCTTCTTTTTATAAAGCCTGGCCAAATCTTGCACTATAAGAATATTGTGAAAGATTTGTCTACTTTCGATAAAGGCCCCTTGGAAAGGAGAGATCATAAAGGGGAGAACCAACTTGAGCCATGAACAAAGTATCTTTGAGATGATCTTGTACAAAGCAGAGCAGCACACTATAGGTCTGAAGTCAGCCACAGAGACGGGGTGCTTGACCTTTGGGATCATGGTCAAAGAAGTATGATTGATTTCTTTTAGGATTTTACCAAATTGAAAGAAGTCAAGAATAGCTTTTGTAACATTAGAACCAACAATATCCCGTGAGGCATTAAAAAGTAACTATTAAACTCATCAGGGCCAGGGGACGTGTCATTTGGGATGCTGAATAAAGTCGATTTTAACTCTGCAGGAGTGAAAGGACGGTAAAGAGAATTAGCTTGGTCCTCAGAGATAAGAGGGCCATTTTTTTACTACCATCTAATTGTTTACCTGAATCCTTGTACTTACTTTAGAGCCAAGGAGATGAGTATAGTACTGAATGAAAGCGTTAGAGACCTCAGAGGGAGAGTTAACCATTATTCCATCACCATTCATTAGAGAGTGAATACTACTTTGGTACTTACTTACCTTAATAGCTCTGTGGAAAAAGGAAGAATTACAATCCCCATCCTTTAGCCAAGTCGCTTCCACCTTTTGCAACATGAAGCTTGAAAAGTGTTTTTTTTATGGTTCCGAGGGTATCGGAAGCCTGCCTTTCTTTAGATACAATATCAGGATTAAGGGGATCGGTGTGCAATAATATTTGACACTCATAAAGATCTTTAGTAGCTTCAAGCATTCTGCACTCAATATCTGAAAACCCAGACCTATTGAGCTCCTTCAATCTAGCTTTTAACATTTTCAATTTGTTAACTACTTGGTACATCAGGACCCCATCAAAAGGGGCTAGCCAAACACTCTTCACCATGTTCAGTCCACATATTGAAGAATCAGAAGGTTTTTCTACCTCCCACAATGTCattggagagagaaataatACCAGGGCAGTGATCGAATGAGACTTCAGGAAGATAGTTAATAATAAAAGTTGGAAAGTTTGAATTCCAAGCTTCATCTACCATAGCTCTATCAATTCTGGTAAAAACCCTGTGAATTCCATCTTGTTTATTATTCCAGGTATAAAAGCATCTTTTCCTAGCCATCACAGAGAGGTCACAGTGGACCATAAAATCATTCATAGGAGCAATTTTATTATGGGAGATACGGGAACCACATCTCTCGTCCCTGGACATGATGCTATTGAGATCCCCACAAACTACCCAATGACAAGTAACGTCAACACTTATGCTAACAAGGCCCCCCCCATAGAGCTTCTCTTTTTCTGGCATCATTCTCTCCATGCACAAAAGTACAGTAGAAGCAAGCATTTGAAGGAATATGTGTTACTTGAATATGAATATACTGAGCATGGCATTGTTAGAAATTCACATCATTACATGAGTCAATCCACTTAATTAGAATTCTCCCACCAGGTGCAAGAGAAAAATTGGAGCTTACACACCACCCATCACAAAGTCTACTATAAACATGAGGAAAGTTCTGATTAAATTTTGTTTCTACTAGACAAAACAAGCCTATCTTATTGAGGAGAATAAATTTTTTCATCTCATCTTGTTTAGAGGGGTTATTAAGCCCCCTAACATTCCAGCAAAGAATGTTATTCATGAGTGGTCACAGGGGGATCATGAACAACATTTTCATCCACATGAACAAGCATATTATCATCAAACTCCATAGTTGTATCATCTTGAATAAGTAAATCAAAAGGATTTCTAACCTTAGTCTTGTCCATGCTTTGACGGTGAGCATTCAATTCACTGTTCTCTTTATAGGGTTACTAGGACGTTGGAAGCCCTCAGGATCAAATATTGTGTCAGTTTGTGTTTGAGCCACACCTTGAATCTTGGGTGGAGCTTCTTGAGCTATATGCAATGTTGGCACAACTGTCTTAGGAACCCACTGCTTAGAGGTTCTCCTAACAGGTGGATGATCCTTCATGCAAGTAGTCACATAGTGTCCCAATAGCCCACATATGGAGCATTTTATTGGTTTCCATTCGAAATAAATAGGTTGAGTAATCAGCTTCCCATATTCATTTTCAAATTGGATTTGCTCTGGGAATGCTCCATTCATGGAGACCTCTATCATAACTCGAGCGTAGTTCAGTCGATCACGTCCTTGCGTCGCCATAGCAACCTTGAGCGGCTTCCCCACAAGTTCAGCAATCTTCATTAGACATCTTTCCCCCCACTATTTAATAGGCCCCCAATAAGTTGGATATTTGTTAACGTTGTTTGTTATACGGAATATTTTACAGCTTCAATAcctcttccacttcatcttcctcattcaacatcaattcactATTTGAGTCATATATTCATTCAACTTCTTCCACTCCATCTTCCtctttaacactcaatattaatttaccatctaatttatatattttttcaatttcaaatttcatCTTTATATAAATCATATTTTCCCACTAAATCACaaacctttaataaaataacacTTTAAAAGACGGCTTAACAATCACTATATAATTGTACATTCATTAAACGGGCTCAAAAACTAGTTTAATTTCACAAAGTCAAACCAAACATTAGGTAAGGCTAGTGGATTTGATATTCATTCCTTGAAGTCTTGAACCATACATGTATGAGCCAGGAATTAACTCTCACATTTCCTTAATTGGTCTCTTAATTGGTCTCTTTTTGCTATACTAAATAGACACAACTTTAAAAAATGAAGGAAGTATACATTGTTAAATGTTAAACAATTAAATGATTAGAGCTATTGTTATGCACACGATACATGCCTGATGTTCAAATGAAGAGTTAAACTTATAATCCAAAAAAGTCACGTGGCCGTGAAAGTAAACAATTAACATAAGTGTACTGTTTATTGAAGGAAACTTTTGATAACCAATGAAGTTTTGCTCTATCGGTTAAAACTAAGGATATGTGTACGATAAGTCTCGGACTCAAATTCCTTCCACACATTAGTAATTTATTATTACCATCGTGGCTCATTTATTCTTCCAAAACTGCATAATAAAatcattgtaaaaaaaaaaaccctttgATACATATAACATGATTTGTTTAAATTGAGAAAATCGAAAaggatatattttttttttgatggaaaGAAAAGGATGGTTGACCGGACAGTTACAAACAAGTTTTGTTTCAATCCCAGTGGGGCGCTTAAAAAACTCATTAGTCAGTAGTCactagtttaaatatttaaaaccgTCCCCGtcaaataataatgataaattAGTATTTGGGTCTGGATGATGCTCGAGTTTTTATGTAAATAACaagtaattattaattttattaatgaaattatgttaattttttttcccacaagataattattttatattataaagATAACAGGTAAAAGGTTTAGCTCAATTGGATAATGCTCTAGTATTGAAACCAGAGGTCGCAAGATAAAATCTTATGCGAATCATATTTCTCTTTTTTGAAAGGAAATTGGATTGATAGCATGGACTTATTGATTGAGGGAGAGCGTCACGTGGCATGTAGACGTTTGTAGAAACACTTTTTAATTGTATAGTATAGATAGATAGTAAATCTATCTATAATGTATATTAAAAGACATTTGTAAAGAAGTTTACGTGATACGTGGCGCTCTACTTATTAGTCATTCACTAATTGCGATTTTCACatacattaaaaaaataattggaAATATGGGTTGCATAAAGTTTGAACCCCAACCTTGTGTTTAAACAATAAAGTCTCTACCACCAAGTAATAACACGTTTCATGTTATTAttgcgaaaataaaaataaataagtgCAAATGTTATTAGTGtagtaacccggggcatcgTCCGAGCCCTAAAACTAGTATATATTTTAAAACGGTTTGAAgtttaagacttgattttttttaaaagaatgtCTTGTCCATTGTTTGACTGTAAACAATAAAAGTGATGAATTAAACTTAGTACTACATCCCTTTCATAAAGAtgtttacggttactatttgcacaaatattaacacAAAAGTAGAAAAGTTGGTGGTAGCACATACCAGTGAATATGATTGTTGTGACATCCATGTGTCAACGGGATTTGGGTAACAAATGATATCAAGCTTTATCGTTTTAAAAGTTTTTACTGAAGATGATATGAAATCTATTTCATTAATTAAGGGGAAAAAGTGTTACTTAGTATAACgttttaaaagttaagcaaCGGACAATTAAGTatacaatttttgttttttattgacGGAATTATACAATATATTTGGTAAAAGGACTAATTGCAATTGTATTTTGTGATAATATTGTGTACAGTATCTGGGCTTTCTGGAAGCACAACAACTGCTCAAGAGCAGGTTTCAGTTGGAATGGGAATGCTAGCTGGTTCCACTATTATGCTTCTGACTGTTATTTGGGGTTGTTGTGTTTTCGTTGGCAAGTGTGACATTCAAAATTCACGAGCACTTAATGGAATTGATACCAAAGGTTTTCATCTACAAGGTACATAATTTACCAATTGCCCACTAGTAATTTTCTCCTCGCAATCGCATGCATATTAATTTCTTGGGTGATTTCAGATTCTGGTGTTTCAACTGATATATGGACAAGTTATGCTGCAAGGATTATGGCTATCTCTGTAGTACCTTTTCTTGTTGTCCAATTACCAAATGCTCTCAATTCAACTTCAGGAAGACACTACTCAATCTTGATTTCCCTCATAGTCTCTCTTCTTTTGCTGATTGGATATTGTGTATATCAGGTGATTAATCCAACAACTGAACAACATATCATACGATATAATTATATATAAAGAGTTATTTATTCTTTTGAGTTCAATTTTTGAGGTAGGTTTCCCAACCATGGATCCAAGAAAGGAGGCTTGACTATGTGAAACATAAGCGTGTTATGACTGGATTTCTTAAACATTTGGAAACTCATGCTACTGGAAAATTTTACAATCGTGATGGTACCATTAATCGAGACGTTGTAGAAAAGTAAGTTCTTTGTTTATCTTGTTGTTACCTGTTTACTGCCATTAGTAAATATGACTAATAGAACGAGGGTCTTTTTAATTAGAGTTGACGACCGGATTATCATTTTATCATTTGAATTAATGCACGATATGATAATGTGTGATATATATTATATAGGCTTTTCAAAGCAATAGACCAAAATGGTGATAACCATCTATCAAGTGGAGAACTCAGAGCCTTTGTAGTAGGGATGCAGTTTGAAGGGATGGGCGAAGATTATTTTTTAGACAAAGTAATGAAGGAATTCGATACAGACCGCCCAGATGATCGGATTGATCAACAAGAGTTTGTTCAAGGTATCTCAAAGTTCCTTGCTCTTGTTAGAGGTGAAAAGGCTATTGATCACAACGATGCTGATACACAAAAATACTTGAGCCATTATGATGAGGTATGTTGTTTCAATAACAAATCACACTAAACTCCATTTTGCTAATGCTTTTTATGTTAATAAATTGTAACATCATATATTATGTTATCCATTTTCTATCTAGCTTGCTGGTAGAGTATTGAATATACTTTAACaattaaataagtatttaaTAATCTGATAGAAAACGAGCTGGAAAACATTTATTGGTACTATTTATAAATTCAACTACTACATACTACGTATAACTTAACCGACATCATCATTTTTGGTAAACaaattttgggttttttttttattttttatttcaccTTAATTCTGCCTATTTTAAGAAATATAGGTTCacaaatatatattaaataatAGTTCTAATAAGTTATAATCAGGGGCGGATTCTAAAAAAATGTAATTCATTTTTTCGGCCCAGTGTAGTCATATGAGAACTTAACCCATATTTTGGCCTCCCATTATTGAGTTTTTGGcccaatggaaaaaaaaaacttcacttGAAATAAACTcaagatttaaataaataaataaatgattatTCAAACACaacttataattaaaataagctCTAATAAGGTATACTTAGagcccctcaaaaaaaaaaaaggtatagttagttctaataagttctaaGGCGTTCAGATTAGTGATAATTAAGTGAATATAATGCACGCTTAACTTAGTCTTTTAATGAAATAAAGTTATTTATCCCGTAACTTATTTGAATTAGTTAAAaagttgtttaattatttttgtatgCAGCAAGCAACAAAAGAGCATTTCTTAGTGGATGATTTTTTAGATGAAGAGAAGGGTGAAGAAATAGAAAATCGCAAGGCAACGACAATTAAGGCAATATTACTGATTTTGCTTGGGACAGTGATAACCGTTGCCTTTGCAGATCCATTAGTAGATTCTGTACATAGTTTCTCTGAAGCAACCAACATTCCTCCCTTCTTCATTTCCTTTGTTTTCTTACCCTTAATTACTAACTCCAAAGGAGCTGTCTCTGTTATTAGTTTTGCCTCTAGCAAGAAGAGGAAATCTGTTTCATTGGCGTTTTGTGAGGTTCGTTTCTACTATCCGTTCTTTCTTGTTCGTTACAATTTCTTTTGAATGTTGATTCTTTCATACTAGTACTCTGTATATCGGtatatgttttatgttttatgttttatgttttatgttttgaatGTACGTTGATTCTGTTATTGTACAGTTATATGGAGAAGTGACGATGGGAAATGTAGTGGGTCTGACAGTGCTATTGACTTTAGTATATGCAAGAGGATTGACTTGGGATTTCTCTTCAGAAGTGCTTATCGTTTTCCTGGTTTGTACTCTAATGGGTGCTCTCACTTGCTTCCGTACTACTTTCCCTCTCTGGACTGCACTTACGGCTATCCTTCTCTGCCCCTTCTCTCTGCTGCTTGTTTATGTCCTTGACAACTTCTTTGGCTGGTCATAGACGGGGTATAAATGACTCCAGAATCTTTATAGACATATTggacttggattttgaaatccgCTAAATATCTTTTTTACGTATTTAATAAGTGAACGCGAtcaacttgattttttttattgaacaaGTTTATTAGTTACCCTTATGAACAAACTCGTTTATTGTATAAtcacttttttttgaaaatttatgTTATCACTACTTACTTACCATAAAATTTACTACGCGATGCGTGCAAGAttatataaaaactaaaaaaaatgtgTTATCACAACTTTGTTTCCAAATGTTGAAAATACACTTCCATGACACAATTACATTCATTAGGATACATAAACGTAAACAAGTTTCTTTTTACTTTTAAGTATACAATATGAGCTTATTAAAATCAAGAGAGTATATCGTGTGTATTACGTTATCAGATTTATCGCACCAATAATCATAATCATATGTATCTGCAATGGACattacaacttttttttttactcacATGAGTCATGTTTGGAGCAAATACCATAGCAACATTGCGCGCATTCATCTTGTTCACATGTTCAAGCTTGTGCAACATCAGCTGTCAATCTATCCAGAAGAGCAGCTTCTGTTGGAGGAAGAAGCCTTGCAAGCTAAAAGCACTCCTCTTCTGTCTGAGATTCCATGACTTGCTCCGGAGAAAGACAATCCAAAATACCAGTTGGAAGTTCTCTGAACCAAGCCTAAGAATTAAGCACAACTAAACTGATTAGACTCCTTTTTTATTGCAAGACATATATTACGAAACTATTATCAGATTTATCACACCAAGAATCATAGAAGATAATAAGAACAAAGCGTCAATACCCAAAAGTTGGAGGACCTATTTGAGAAAATGATCTGAAAGAAGATAATAGGAACACACTAAATGTGAAAAAATCTGATATTTTACATTTTTTCACACTGCTATCATCAAAAAATTTCCACAATATTTTACATTTTTGCTGGTGTTATGCCATGATTATTTTCTCATCACCTTCTTCACTAaatgtgaaaaaaaaaatctgacaTCTACTTTGGCAGCCACAGGAACATAATATGTAGTTCAGAAAATGAAATCTCAAATGCTAATGAAGCTCTATAGAATATCGATGAAATAACTCAAATGCATATATACATGATAGGACTCTATGTGCTTCTGAGGCAAGTATTTACAAACAATTAAAACTTCTTAGTTACACACATACGTGGTACTTATAATCATTCTCTGTGTGTATAAACTTAGTAAGTGCTTTGGAAAGATCAAGGGCCATTTAACTAGAACTTTCATGGAAAATCTGTTGGCATGTGGGTTGACGAATTAACATGACATAAATGCCAAAGGTTAGCTCCAGACCTTTAACAGGATCAATGTAGTACTCAAATAAAGATAACAGGTTAAGAAAAATACGAATAGAAAGGCTCTATAATTAAACATCTAAATTTTTAAATGGGTTCATTATAGATAGTTTGCAAGACCATGAATTAACAAAACAATGAGAAACTTTGTTAACTTACTGATATTTCCGCCCTTGTCTCAGCTTTGTTCCTGCAAACAGCGAAACACAGTTGCATTCAGAATAAACGCGTAACAATAACAGTGGAAAAACAGAATTCTGACTGCAAGAAAAACTACAGGAAATCTACAACAGAAATTTCAAAGGTTTTTTTTTCATAACAAAGAAGctgacactagtagaaaaatattgATTTGAGGCGTCACTTTTATATTGATTTGCGGCGTTTTAGGCATAGCAGCAAATAGAGTGGCAGCAAATGAATGGTATTGATTTGCGGCGTTTTTTAACGCCTCAAATCAATCATTCATTTGAGgcgctattaaaaaaaaacgcctcaaattaTATGAATTCTATAGCGGCGTTTCTACCTGAACGCCTCAAACTTTGGTAAAATTGCGGGAGTTTATACGCCGcaaataatttgtaatttttttttaataaataatatattttttgtgaACTAAACAATCCCAAAAATATAAAACCTGTACTCACGCCACATTTATACAACGTTCAAAAGTGTCATCAACCACCAATAACTTCCAagaaactttgatttttacatATAAGTTAACCATCATATGTTTACAAAATAAACCAACTAAATAGTTTCAAGTCTATAATAAATATATCTTTTACACTTCACACGTTACAAAATtgcaccaaaaatataataaggcaatcatatatgattttaatagcaTGAAACATCCACAAAAAGAGATCGATGAAGCGTTAATTACACACAATGTTCGGTGAAGTATGATGCCCATTTGTCTCgtatttcatcaatttgctcATCGGTGAAAGGATCTCCACTCATTGATGTGCAAAcctaacaaaataatatatacATCATAAAATTAGTTATCTTCGGTTAGATTCAATACTGATGCCCATGTCAAGTTGTCAACTTATCCAGTGTCTCTAGTAACGGGATAAAGCAGAATGTGCGACGATGTTACGCTGAAAAGCTCTAGTTTCATGCAAGAATGAAATGCTTGACATATGATTTTACCATTTGTCAGAGGATTTAGCAAAGATTCATATTTGCTGTTATAGTTTCTGTAGTTTTCCAGCCTGTTTATAGTTAGGTGTTCTGTGTGCCTTACGGttataaaccctttaaatgtttaatatacttagtattaggttacttagactcattcccatctactttggtcaagttatgcacgtttaaggctttaatgatcattataggtcatattttgaccgttatagtcttttttgctcccaactctaacccgtgaacttagattggtattctaaaccctttaaatgtttaatatacttagtattaggttacttagactcattcccatctactttggtcaagttatgcacgtttaaggctttaatgatcattataggtaatattttgaccgttatagtcgtttttgctcccaacacTAACcagtgaacttagattggtattctaaaccctttaaatgtttaatatacttagtattaggttacttagactcattcccatctactttggtcaagttatgcgcgtttaaggctttattgatcaataaaggtcatattttgaccgttatagtcgtttttgctcccaactctaacccatgaacttagattggtattctaaaccctttaaatgtttaatatgcttagtattaggttacttagactcattcccatctactttggtatagttatgcgcgtttaaggctttagtgaacaataaaggtcattttttgaccgttatagtcgtttttgctcccaactctaacccgtgaacttagattggtattctaaaccctttaaatgtttaatatacttagtattaggttacttagactcattcccatcttctttggtcaatttatgcacgtttaaggctttaatgatcattataggtcatattttgaccgttatagtcgtttttgctctcaactctaacccgtgaacttagattggtattctaaacccttaaaatgtttaatatacttagtattaggttacttagaatcattaccatctactttggtcaagttatgcgcgtttaaggctttaatgatcattataggtcatattttgaccgttatagtcgtttttgctcccaactctaacccgtgaacttagattggtattttaaaccaaattaaaacataaccaaattaaaatccaaaaataaattaaactataTAACAAGGATAACACCCTTACCTTCTCTAAGTCTGAAACATCATTGCAGCAAGAGACTAAATCAAACATGTACCGCATTACGTAAAATCCACACTCAAGGCCTCCCTTTTGTTGAGCGCACTAGAAACAAGGGTAGAATTTAGATTaagtaaaaatggaatatatACAAACTATAAATATCAAATAATTTTTACGTGTGCAGTTACCTCCACATATTTCCATAAAGGCTCTTTCCTGTTGACACGGTTGCCACACATCTTGTACCTTGTAAAAAAACTAGAAATTCCCAATTAATCTTAAGTTATTGCTTGGTTATATCCTTAGATGGATACTTGATAAAAACATAATTACATAACGAAAAAACTAAAAGGACTTACTGTCTCACTATTGTCTTCATCTTTATCTTTCGACCTAAACTCAAGCAAATGGAATCGAAGTGATATATGGTGCAATTTTTTACAGATATTGCAAGGAGCATCCAATGGTCGCTGGATCCAATAACAATTCCATTaccattttaataatataagtaaGAATATGAGCAACACAGCAGGCGCAACAACTTAGAACAACAACATATGCACTGACTTAGAACAGTAACTATCAGACAGCATCAACTTAGCATAACTGATCATGCATAGCAGCAGCAACTTAGCATAACAATAGCAGCATATAACAAGAACTTCAGAAGCAATAATACATCAGACATATCAGatagcaacatcacaatacatcAGAActgaagcaacaacaacagtgTGGCAGCAACACAATACAACAGAATTGAATGCCATTTCAAAagagtagcagcagcagcataataaaaagaacatcaGATGTATTATTGCTGCTGAAAGTCTGGCTACTTGCAAGAGAGTTCATTGGTAAACGGTGACTGAGTAATGTAGTTTAGAGTTCATTGCCAATTTTTATTTTGTGAACACCATTTCATACAATAGAATTGAAGCAACAAACGAACTCATTTCATACTTACTTTTCAAAAATAGGTGCCAGAACAAACTCATTTCTGGATTTTACTGATTCGTTCATTGCTTTGAAAATGTATGCGTTGACTTCCTCTGTGCTTGATTTTATTTTGGTGTCAGAAGTAGTGTCTGGACATAGCCACCCAACTTTGGAAGCCTTGTCATTTGAGTTCAATTCATGTTGGAGTGCTCTGAGCGGTCGATTATTGAATAGGTTACATGATTTACGTGAAA encodes:
- the LOC110802423 gene encoding sodium/calcium exchanger NCL, which encodes MNFMACIKNHKTSYIPIFGLIILLISVVSATRDLVSDGGNETVGSSYIRFPTIKSLASSETTTCEQSYGFLPCTKTGLGNFFSIVVYGYIMFSGAIHLSNGAELLLEIVGPGIVAGLFLPLLGALPDGMLILVSGLSGSTTTAQEQVSVGMGMLAGSTIMLLTVIWGCCVFVGKCDIQNSRALNGIDTKGFHLQDSGVSTDIWTSYAARIMAISVVPFLVVQLPNALNSTSGRHYSILISLIVSLLLLIGYCVYQVSQPWIQERRLDYVKHKRVMTGFLKHLETHATGKFYNRDGTINRDVVEKLFKAIDQNGDNHLSSGELRAFVVGMQFEGMGEDYFLDKVMKEFDTDRPDDRIDQQEFVQGISKFLALVRGEKAIDHNDADTQKYLSHYDEQATKEHFLVDDFLDEEKGEEIENRKATTIKAILLILLGTVITVAFADPLVDSVHSFSEATNIPPFFISFVFLPLITNSKGAVSVISFASSKKRKSVSLAFCELYGEVTMGNVVGLTVLLTLVYARGLTWDFSSEVLIVFLVCTLMGALTCFRTTFPLWTALTAILLCPFSLLLVYVLDNFFGWS